One Abditibacteriota bacterium DNA segment encodes these proteins:
- a CDS encoding SGNH/GDSL hydrolase family protein, whose protein sequence is MTDYRYDRFDLEKALLPVWKSGVIYHETVMFMEGEEEARLMLPAAEIYEVRSPDLQTVYAEGKDYVLRDGNIVRCPGSRIPEMPLAEYYPDPASAPEGSCFEADVPGRQAIIYSEKPVFFSRQPGVTYRPAAPWTGPVPQKEPRLGRFVRKVFGGEPARAVYFGDSITTGRNSSSWMGCPPYAPAWYDMVTAKLRLLSGNSRIETVNTAENGEDSQWACRHIDDRVAPFEPDLLIYAFGMNDGAKSPEEFMDLTCRSLDRVQALCPECEVLLIATMLPHRRVKGFWGNQSLFYDVMLRRTAGRERIGLAPMTGIHEYMLRRKEYYHTTGNNVNHPNDFLSRIYAQAVLATLTDL, encoded by the coding sequence ATGACAGACTATCGCTATGACCGCTTTGATCTTGAGAAGGCCCTGCTGCCCGTATGGAAGTCCGGGGTGATATACCACGAGACCGTGATGTTTATGGAAGGGGAGGAGGAGGCCCGCCTGATGCTGCCTGCCGCCGAGATATACGAGGTGCGCTCCCCGGACCTGCAGACGGTCTATGCGGAGGGAAAGGATTACGTCCTCCGGGACGGGAATATAGTCCGCTGCCCGGGCTCCCGCATCCCCGAGATGCCCCTGGCGGAGTATTACCCGGATCCCGCTTCGGCGCCCGAGGGCAGCTGCTTCGAAGCCGACGTGCCGGGGCGGCAGGCCATCATCTATTCCGAAAAGCCCGTGTTTTTCTCCAGACAGCCGGGCGTCACCTACAGACCGGCGGCCCCCTGGACCGGGCCCGTCCCCCAAAAGGAGCCCCGGCTCGGAAGGTTTGTCCGGAAGGTCTTCGGCGGCGAACCGGCCCGCGCAGTGTATTTTGGCGACTCCATTACCACCGGGCGCAATTCTTCTTCGTGGATGGGCTGTCCCCCTTACGCCCCGGCCTGGTACGATATGGTCACGGCAAAGCTGAGGCTGCTTTCCGGCAACAGCCGGATAGAGACGGTGAACACGGCGGAGAACGGAGAGGATTCGCAGTGGGCCTGCCGGCACATCGACGACAGGGTGGCCCCTTTTGAGCCGGACCTGCTCATCTATGCCTTCGGCATGAACGACGGCGCCAAAAGCCCGGAGGAATTCATGGACCTGACCTGCCGGTCTCTGGACCGGGTGCAGGCCCTCTGTCCCGAGTGCGAGGTCCTGCTTATAGCCACCATGCTGCCTCACAGGCGGGTAAAGGGCTTCTGGGGCAATCAGAGCCTGTTTTATGACGTCATGCTGCGCAGGACCGCCGGGCGGGAGCGCATAGGTCTGGCGCCCATGACCGGGATCCACGAATACATGCTTCGGCGGAAGGAATACTATCACACCACCGGCAACAACGTGAATCATCCCAACGATTTTTTGTCGCGCATATACGCCCAGGCCGTTCTGGCCACCCTGACAGACCTGTAG
- a CDS encoding isocitrate/isopropylmalate dehydrogenase family protein, which translates to MSKYKITLIPGDGTGPEISEATRRVIEATGVDIEWDVQEAGIDVMDTAGTPLPPAVLDSLRANKVGIKGPITTPIGKGFRSVNVALRKELDLYACVRPCKYYKGIRSKYTDVDLIIFRENTEDLYAGVEWDINTPEVREIIKMSGGRIREDSAISVKPISVTGTRRLIKMAFDYAIANGKKTVTAVAKANIMKFSDGLFYRVCREVAKAYGADFEWPELEPEKGDATLADKAGKAAGIVYNERLVDNMCMQLVQKPELYQVLVLPNLYGDILSDLCAGLVGGLGVAPGANIGDEVALFEPTHGSAPKYKGQNKVNPSAMMLSGVMMLRHLKEYDAAVALETAIADVIAEGKDVTYDMKEDRNDPSAVGTREFADAVIRRMQLNKQ; encoded by the coding sequence ATGTCAAAATATAAGATCACTCTTATCCCCGGCGACGGCACGGGGCCCGAGATCAGCGAGGCGACCCGCAGGGTCATCGAGGCCACAGGCGTGGATATCGAGTGGGACGTTCAGGAAGCCGGGATAGACGTGATGGACACGGCCGGCACGCCTCTTCCCCCTGCGGTGCTGGATTCGCTCCGCGCCAACAAGGTGGGCATCAAGGGACCTATCACCACTCCCATCGGCAAGGGCTTCAGATCCGTCAACGTGGCTCTCAGAAAGGAGCTGGATCTCTACGCCTGCGTCCGCCCCTGCAAGTATTATAAGGGCATCAGGAGCAAATACACCGACGTGGATCTGATCATATTCAGAGAAAACACCGAGGACCTGTATGCCGGCGTGGAGTGGGATATCAACACCCCCGAGGTGAGGGAGATCATCAAAATGTCCGGCGGCAGGATCCGCGAGGACTCGGCCATATCCGTCAAGCCCATATCCGTCACCGGGACCCGCCGGCTGATAAAGATGGCCTTTGACTACGCCATAGCCAACGGCAAGAAGACCGTGACCGCCGTGGCCAAGGCCAATATCATGAAGTTTTCCGACGGCCTGTTTTACAGGGTCTGCCGCGAGGTGGCCAAGGCCTACGGAGCCGACTTTGAGTGGCCGGAGCTGGAGCCCGAGAAGGGCGACGCCACCCTGGCGGACAAGGCCGGCAAGGCCGCGGGCATAGTGTACAACGAGAGACTGGTGGACAATATGTGCATGCAGCTGGTCCAGAAGCCGGAGCTGTATCAGGTGTTGGTGCTGCCCAATCTCTACGGGGACATACTGTCCGACCTGTGCGCCGGTCTCGTGGGAGGCCTGGGCGTAGCTCCCGGCGCCAATATAGGCGACGAGGTGGCTCTGTTTGAGCCCACTCACGGGTCCGCCCCCAAATACAAGGGACAGAACAAGGTCAATCCGTCCGCCATGATGCTGTCGGGCGTGATGATGCTCAGACATCTGAAGGAATATGATGCCGCGGTCGCTCTCGAAACAGCCATAGCCGACGTTATAGCGGAGGGCAAGGACGTCACCTACGACATGAAGGAAGACAGAAACGATCCTTCTGCCGTGGGGACCCGGGAATTTGCCGATGCGGTCATCAGACGAATGCAGCTCAACAAACAATAA
- a CDS encoding SurA N-terminal domain-containing protein: MGIYRLRTDFATHLRVILWVILVIFLVGSLYMFGARPRSMQNGNAKDVILTVGGDEVHRNVFDSEWQTMYQMASANGIKSPLQYANIKGMIVSQLINSQKDIQIAEEKGIRISKKELKAAIDEKVVEDLKVNRTAIMGEISKAQEKLDPRKDKDYLRTLTDNGMSIDSLVQSSKESISELTVKSELSRNALIAQAQQKAEDMTDKELMDTYKVYNADVLIVSDTDSTESKAMESAKKAAADIKAGKSVKEVSEAVAGSFDLTDIGYNKIDSPYIPAEVGSLLEGLKPGGVTEPVKTEMGVYVAKLNKIEDKAPKKLTDKQKKERREAYKNILGQQAEQDIRTQEDKIDDFTVTDPVLAGYYYAFKAYTEYKPEEQKALYVLAETNLQDASKNSDLGDRDMILAQLANVKYQLEKYDECSKLLKQILDDPDSQITESYDLRLLYGDALVKLGKKEEAGKQYLQASELNRSDAYVHQELAGKFKEVGMADKAAEETKKAADIRAFEEKRMKEYEDLQKAAPKKDAKDKKDSKDKKEPKEKAGSKDKKDAKDKKD; this comes from the coding sequence ATGGGTATTTACAGACTCAGAACAGATTTTGCCACACACCTGCGGGTGATACTGTGGGTGATTCTTGTGATCTTTTTGGTAGGCTCGCTGTATATGTTCGGCGCGCGGCCCCGCAGCATGCAGAACGGCAACGCCAAGGACGTCATCCTGACGGTGGGCGGTGACGAGGTCCATCGGAACGTGTTTGACTCCGAATGGCAGACCATGTATCAGATGGCTTCGGCCAACGGCATCAAGTCTCCTCTGCAGTATGCCAACATAAAGGGCATGATAGTCAGCCAGCTTATCAACAGCCAGAAGGACATTCAGATAGCCGAAGAGAAGGGTATCAGGATATCCAAAAAGGAGCTGAAGGCCGCCATCGACGAAAAGGTGGTGGAGGACCTGAAGGTGAACCGCACCGCCATCATGGGTGAGATCTCCAAGGCGCAGGAAAAGCTGGATCCCCGCAAGGACAAGGACTATCTCAGGACCCTGACGGACAACGGCATGAGCATAGACTCGCTGGTACAGTCCTCCAAGGAGTCCATCTCCGAGCTCACGGTGAAGTCGGAGCTGTCCAGGAACGCTCTCATCGCCCAGGCTCAGCAGAAGGCGGAGGATATGACCGACAAGGAGCTGATGGACACCTACAAGGTGTACAACGCCGACGTGCTCATAGTCTCCGACACCGACTCCACCGAATCAAAGGCCATGGAGTCCGCCAAGAAGGCAGCCGCCGACATCAAGGCAGGCAAGAGCGTCAAGGAGGTCAGCGAGGCTGTCGCAGGCTCCTTTGACCTGACCGACATCGGCTACAACAAGATAGACTCGCCCTACATCCCCGCCGAGGTGGGCAGCCTGCTGGAAGGCCTGAAGCCCGGCGGCGTCACCGAGCCGGTGAAGACGGAAATGGGCGTGTACGTAGCCAAGCTCAACAAGATAGAAGACAAGGCCCCCAAGAAGCTCACTGACAAGCAGAAGAAGGAGCGCAGGGAGGCCTACAAGAATATTCTCGGACAGCAGGCGGAGCAGGATATCCGCACCCAGGAAGACAAGATCGACGACTTCACCGTCACCGATCCCGTGCTGGCAGGCTATTACTACGCTTTCAAGGCCTACACCGAATACAAGCCCGAAGAGCAAAAGGCCCTCTACGTGCTGGCAGAGACCAATCTGCAGGATGCCTCAAAGAACAGCGATCTGGGAGACAGGGACATGATACTGGCCCAGCTGGCCAACGTCAAGTATCAGCTGGAAAAATATGACGAGTGCTCCAAGCTGCTGAAGCAGATCCTGGACGATCCCGATTCGCAGATCACCGAGAGCTACGACCTGAGGCTCCTCTACGGCGACGCTCTGGTGAAGCTAGGCAAGAAGGAAGAGGCCGGCAAGCAGTATCTGCAGGCCTCGGAGCTGAACCGCTCCGACGCCTACGTCCACCAGGAGCTGGCAGGCAAGTTCAAGGAAGTGGGTATGGCAGACAAGGCTGCCGAAGAGACCAAAAAGGCCGCCGACATCCGGGCGTTTGAAGAAAAGCGCATGAAGGAATACGAAGACCTGCAGAAGGCCGCTCCCAAAAAGGACGCCAAAGACAAAAAAGACTCCAAGGACAAAAAAGAACCCAAGGAGAAAGCAGGCTCCAAGGACAAGAAAGACGCCAAGGACAAAAAAGACTGA